The Salvelinus alpinus chromosome 25, SLU_Salpinus.1, whole genome shotgun sequence genomic sequence agcacgtccagtgaacaggtcagggttccatagccgcaggcagaacagttaaaactggagcagcagcacgaccaggtggacagcCAGTAATCATCAGGTAGTTCTAGAGGGAGCATACTGAAATTCATAGTTCTATATAGTAGTTGTGTTTCTATAAAACAGTAATGTTTTATTCTATAATTGTGGTTCTACAAACAGTAATCTGTGATTTTATAGTTGTGGTTCTATAAAGCAGTCATCTGTGGTTCTATAGTTGTGGTTCTGTAAAGCTGTAATCTGTGGTTCCATGGGTGTGGTTCTCTAGTTGTGGTTCTGTTAAGCTATAATCTGTGGTTCTATGGTTGTGGTTCTATAAATGGTAATACGTGGTTCTCTAGTTATGGTTCTATAAACggtaatctatggttctataaaCGGTAATCTGTGGTTCTATAGTTGTGGTTCTGTAAAGCTATAATCGGTGGTTCTATAAATGGTAATACGTGGTTCTCTAGTTATGGTTCTATAAACGGTAATCTGCGGTTCTATAGTAGTGGTTCTATAAACGGTAATCTGTGGTTCTATAGTTGTGGTTCTGAAAAGCAGAAATCTGTGGTTCTCTAGTTATGGTTCTATAAACGGTAATCTGTGGTTCTCTAGTTATGGTTCTATAAACGGTAATCTGTGGTTCACCCTACCTGACTTTCTCACCACCAGTTGTAAAGACAAGGCTGTCTTGCATCAGACAGTCGTGTCCCGTCCCCCTGGCAGAGGAACACATCACACAGAATTCATCATCAACATTCACATATCATTCTAACGCTCCTTAAACGAGCATCGCTTAGGGTTCCTTTACTCACGTTTGATTTCTAGAATAATGAAGCAACATGCTTGTTTTGGTCTTTAGATTCTATTGTTTTGGAATAAGACAGGAAGGGGTAGTAGTGCTGCACATCATTCCCTGGTCTGAAGAGtcttcctccccctttttctatCTTCTTTctatcttctctccctccctccctccctcccgttctccctccctccctcttgctctctttctccctcccccctctcgctctctttctccctccctccctccctccctctcgctctctttctccctccctccctccctccctccctccctccctccctccctccctccctccctctcgctctctttcgctttctccctccctccctctcgctctctccctctctctctctgtgtatctccccagTGCAGATGGTGAGTTTTCAGTGACCCATATGACCAAGGCTCATCTGTTCCATAGTGGTCATGTGCGCTGGGTTCCCCCGGCCATCTATAAGTCCTCCTGCTCTATAGACGTCACCTTCTTCCCCTTCGATCAGCAGAATTGTAAAATGAAGTTTGGCTCCTGGACCCACGACAGAGCTAAGATAGATCTAGAGCCTATAGGGGATACTGTCGATCTGAAGGTAGGTgttgcgcacacgcacacacacacacacacacacacacacacacacacagatttacacacacacacacacacacacacacacacagatttacacacacacggagacacacacacagatttacacacacacacacagatttacacacacacacacacacacacacactacaactccctgtgtctctgtttctgctCCAGGACTACTGGGAGAGTGGTGAATGGGCTATAGTGAACGCAGTGGGAACCTACAACACTAAGAAGTATGACTGCTGCCATGAGATCTACCCTGATATAACCTACTATTTCATGATCAGACGCCTGCCTCTATTCTACACCGTCAACCTCATTATCCCTTGtctcctcatctcctgtctcaCCGTCCTGGTGTTCTATCTGCCTTCTGATTGTGGAGAGAAGatcactctgtgtatctctgtcttACTGTCTCTCACCGTCTTCCTCCTGCTCATCACTGAGATCATCCCTTCCACCTCCCTGGTGATTCCTCTTATCGGGGAGTATCTCCTTTTCACCATGATCTTCGTCACTCTGTCTATCGTGATAACGGTGTTTGTCCTGAACGTCCACCATCGTTCCTCTGCTACTCACACCATGCCTCGCTGGGTTCGGACACTGTTCCTGTCTGCCATTCCCCGGTGGCTCTGCATGAAACGACCCCCGCCTGACCTCAGGAGGAGGGGCTTAGTAGGCAAACTCCACCCCTTCGGAACCTTCAGAACGCCTGGCCCCTCCCGCGCTTCGTCGCATTCCACAGCTCACACCTGGCTCATGCGGGAGTCCGATGTTGATCTCCATGGTAACGAGGACGAGGATGTGATTCGCCATGGTTACTTGGATACGGAGATGGACGCGGGGTTAGGGGGGAGGTTGAGGCTTCCCCCatccttctcctttccccctccctctccccgccTGCCCGTCTACACCCCCCTCATCCCCAAGACTCACACCACCCAGCGGCCCCCCAATCTGAGTCTGACCCCAGACTGGGACTTCGCTCCCCCAGGTCCTGATGTTGGTATGGCACacgccccagctccagccctgtCTCCTGCAGTGTTACAAGCCCTGGAGGGGGTGACGTACATCGCTGAACACCTCAGAGCCGAGGACCAAGACTTCTCTGTGAGACCACTACTGCACCACACAgggaactacaactccctactgcACCACACAgggaactacaactccctactgcACCACACCAGAGAACTACCACACCCTACTGCACCACACAgggaactacaactccctactgcACCACACAgggaactacaactccctactgcACCACACCAgggaactacaactccctactgcGCCACACAgggaactacaactccctactgtAATCAAACTAAATCCAACTTTATTTATAGAGCACATTTATTAAAGGATTCATTTCAAAGAGcttgacaaataaaataatacaagGTGAGAAAGATAAAAACAAATTGACATAGTAAAACAATAATAAAATAAGTGGACACAAGACTAATGCAGTCAAAGATATAGACATTCTACAACCGTTCCCCCCTCTCAGACATTCTACAACTGTTCCCTCCTCCAGACATTCTACGACTGTTCCCTCCTCCAGACATTCTACGACTGTTCCCTCCTCCAGACATTCTACGACTGTTCCCTCCTCCAGACATTCTACGACTGTTCCCTCCTCCAGACATTCTACGACTGTTCCCTCCTCCAGACATTCTACGACTGTTCCCTCCTCCAGACATTCTACGACTGTTCCCTCCTCCAGACATTCTACGACTGTTCCCTCCTCCAGACATTCTACGACTGTTCCCTGCTGGCTAGGACCATAGTGCCTGAAGGCCGACTCACCGAAGGCTAGGACCATAGTGACTGAAGGCCGACTCAACAAAAGTTTTGGTTCTGACCTTCAGACCAACTATAGGACCAGTGCCAGAAGATCTGAGGGACTGACCACACAGAGAAACTCCCTACTTTACCACACAGAGAACTACAATGCCCTACTGTACCACAcagaaaactacaactccctactgtACCACACAgagaactacaactccctactgtACCACACAGAGAACTACAACTCCCTGCTGTATCACACAGAGAACTACAACTCCCCACTGTACCACACAtagaactacaactccctactgtACCACACAgagaactacaactccctactgtACCACACAGAGAACTACCACTTCCTACTGACCAACAACACAAGAGTTAGGATACATAGAGAGCAAAAAGTAGAATCTGCTTCACACAGAGAACTACAACTCCCTATTGCACCACAGTGAATTACAACTTCCGACTGTACCACACAgagaactacaactccctactacaccaCACTGAGAACTAACTCCCTACTACACCACACAGAGCACTACCACTCCCTACTGTACCACACAGTGAACTACCACTCCCTACTGTACCACACAgagaactacaactccctactacaccaCACAGAGCACTACCACTCCCTACTGTACCACACAGAGCACtaccactctactgtaccacACAGAGAACTACAACTCTACTGTACCACACAGTGAACTACCACTCCCTACTGTACCACACAgagaactacaactccctactacaccaCACAGAGCACTACCACTCCCTACTGTACCACACAGTGAACTACCACTCTATACTGTACCACACAGAGTACTATCACTCTCTACTGTACCACACAgagaactacaactccctactgtACCACACAgagaactacaactccctactgtACCACACAgagaactacaactccctactgtACCACACAGAGCACTACCACTCTCTACTGTACCACACAgagaactacaactccctactgtACCACACAGAGCACTACCACTCCCTACTGTACCACACAGAGCACtaccactctactgtaccacacagaaaactacaactccctactgtACCACACAGAGCACTACAACTCCCTACTGACCAACAACACACGAtttaggggagaaggagagcgagggGAGAGAACTCAGTAGAGTCTGTCTCTGGATTTGTGTGTTTTGTGGTCTTTTAACAAtgttaacctgtgtgtgtgtccaggtgaagGAGGACTGGAAGTACGTTGCCATGGTGATAGATCGTATCTTCCTGTGGATGTTCATCATCGTGTGTCTCCTGGGAACCATCGGATTGTTCTTACCACCCTGGCTGGCCGGCATGATCtagaaccctgtgtgtgtgtgtgtgtgtgtgtgtaataatattaatattaataattgttattattatttggtgggtgcttatatttgtcctatttcacacatgtacaagtgtgttttttgcatatcccaactctccctgagacactcTCGGAGAGTGGTGTCATGGCCAGGGTCTcacggtggtgtgtgtgtgtgtaccttaggGCTCGTCCTTCTACTATGGCTCTCCGGAATGATCTAGAAGAGTTCTAGAACTGTTCTTTAGTCCAGACATTCTAGAACCTTATCCTTCTCTGTTCTACAATCTAGTGTCAACGTTACCAATGTTGAGGAACTGGGGCCAAGTCACATCTTCAAGAAGCATCCTACCCTgcttcccccccacccccaaaaatATTAAGATTTACCTATTTAACAACTAAGACTTATTggtgaataaaaaaatatgtctGTCTTTGTATGGACATTAAATGTTCaatcttccggcgccgaaaagagatggccgcctcgcttcgcgttccttggaaaatatgcagtattttgtttttttatgtgttatttcttacatcggtaccccaggtaatcttaggtttcattacatacagtcgggaggaactactgaatatacgattaacgtcaactcatcatcgttcctaccaggaatatgactttcccgaaacggatccagtgttttgccttccacccaatacaatggatctgatcccagccggcgaccctgtgcgacgccgtaaaaggggcaaacgaggcggtctcgtggtcaggcttcggagacgggcacatcgcgctccactccctagcatactactcgccaatgtccagtctcttgacaataaggttgatgaaatccgagcacgggtagcattccagagagacatcagggattgcaacgtgctctgcttcacggaaacatggctaactcaagagacgctaacggagtcggtgcagccagctggtttcttcatgcatcgcgccgacagaaacaaacatctttctggtaagaagaggggcgggggggtatgccttatgattaacgagacgtggtgtgatcatcataacaacacacaggaactcaagtcattctgttcacctgatctagaactcctcacaatcaaatgtcgaccgcattatctaccaagggaattctcttcaatcataataacagccgtatatattcccccccaagcagacacatcgatggccctgaacgaactttatctgactctttgtaaactggaaaccacacaccctgaggctgcattcatcgtagctggggattttaacaaggctaatctaaaaacaaaactccctaaattctatcagcatatcgattgtgctaccagggctggaaaaaccctagatcattgttatactaatttccgcgacgcatataaggccctcccccgcccccctttcggaaaagctgaccacgactccattttgttgattccagcctacaaacagaaactaaaacaacaagctcccgcgctcaggtctgttcaacgctggtccgaccaatctgaatccacgcttcaagactgcttcgatcacgcggactggaatatgttccgcattgcgtccaacaacaatattgacgaatatgctgattcggtgagcgagttcattaggaagtgcattgacgatgtcgtacccacagcaacgattaaaacattcccaaaccagaaaccgtggattgacggcagcattcgcgtgaaactgaaagcgcgaaccactgcttttaaccagggcaaggtgaccggaagcatgaccgaatacaaaaagtgtagctattctctccgcaaggcaatcaaacaggctaagtcccagtacagagacaaaatcgagtcgcaattcaacagctcagacacaagaggtatgtggcagggtctacagtcaatcacggattacaaaaagaaaaccagccccgtcgcggaccaggatgtcttgctcccagacaggctaaacaacttttttgcccgctttgaggacaatacagtgccactgacacggccccctaccaaaacctgcgggctctccttcactgcagccgaggtgagtaaaacatttaaacgtgttaaccctcgcaaggctgcaggcccagacggcattcccagccgcgtcctcagagcatgcgcagaccagctggctggtgtgtttacgacatattcaatcaatccttatcccagtctgctgttcccacatgcttcaagagggccaccattgttcctgttcccaagaaagctaaggtaactgagctaaacgactaccgccccgtagcactcacttccgtcatcatgaagtgctttgagagactagtcaaggaccatatcacctccaccctaccggacaccctagacccactccaatttgcttaccgacccaataggtccacagacgacgcaatcgcaaccacactgcacactgccctaacccatctggacaagaggaatacccatgtgagaatgctgttcatcgattacagctcagcatttaacaccatagtaccctccaaactcgtcatcaagctcgagaccctgggtctcgaccccgccctgtgcaactgggtcctggacttcctgacgggccgcccccaggtggtgagggtaggtaacaacatctccaccccgctgatcctcaacactggggccccacaagggtgcgttctgagccctctcctgtactccctgttcacccacgactgcgtggccatgcacgcctccaactcaatcatcaagtttgcggatgacactacagtggtaggcttgattaccaacaacgacgagacggcctacagggaggaggtgagggccctcggagtgtggtgtcaggaaaataacctcacactcaacgtcaacaaaacaaaggagatgattgtggacttcaggaaacagcagagggagcacccccctatccacatcgacgggtcagtagtggagaaggtggaaagttttaagttcctcggtgtacacatcacggacaaactgaattggtccacccacacagacagcgttgtgaagaaggcgcagtagcgcctcttcaacctcaggaggctgaagaaattcggcttgtcaccaaaagcactcacaaacttctacagatgcacaatcgagagcatcctgtcgggctgtatcaccgcctggtacggcaactgctccgcccacaaccgtaaggctctccagagggtagtgaggtctgcagaacgcatcaccgggggcaaactacctgccctccaggacacctacaccacccgatgtcacaggaaggccataaagatcatcaaggacaacaaccacccaagccactgcctgttcaccccgctatcatccagaaggcgaggtcagtacaggtgcatcaaagcagggaccgagagactgaaaaacagcttctatctcaaggccatcagactgttaaacagccaccactaacatttagcggccgctgccaacatactgactcaactccagccactttaaaaatgggaattgatggaaattatgtaaaaatgtaccactagccactttaaacaatgccactttatgtttacataccctacattacccatctcatatgtatatactgtactctatatcatctactgcatcttgccatctttatgtaatacatgtaccactagccactttaaactatgccactttatgtttacataccctacagtactcatctcatatgtatataccgtactctataccatctactgcatcttgccatgccgttctgtaccaccactcattcatatatctttatgtacatattcttcatccctttacacttgtgtgtgtgtttaaggtagtagttgtggaattgttaggttagattacttgttggttattactgcattgtcggaactagaagcacaagcatttcgctacactcgcattaacatctgctaaccatgtgtatgtgactaataaaatttgatttgatttgatttgatttgtatagaTAGGTCTGCCgatgaagagcagagagagaggaagatagagggatggggggggggggggtgagggaggTAGAGCTGGAGGGATGCTTGCACATATCCAATGTTTTTAAATGCATGAGGGgaagtgaatgagtgcacacttctgGGCAAAGGGTAGAGAATGGGAACACAGCAGAGTATTTCTGGGCTGATTGGTCTGTGTTCTCTGGGTTAGCAGTTAGCGACGGCCCCTACACTCTTAGACAAAAGGTAACAAAGCGCCCCCTCTGCTGGTGAGAACTGGAAAGGGAGGCTTTGTGTTGTTTGTGGGTGCGCACCAGTTTTCCTACATTATCAGCACCCCAATGTCCTCACATATCACCTTAATATCCTGAAAAGGTAGGAAAACAAGAACTGTTTTGAAAAGTCAGGTCCTGAATTTGTTCAAGTGCTATTTTAtgcttaagggttaggtttagggattAGGGAAATATATAATTTGTAATGGTTAAACATTTTTATACTCCAAAAAGTCCTGATTACagcatgttagtcatttagcagaccctcttatccagagcaaccacatatcacagtagttagtatattcatcttcagatagctaggtgggacaaccacatattgcagtagttagtatattcatcttcagatagctaggtgagacaaccacatatcacagtagttagtatattcagatagctaggtgagacaaccacatatcacagtagttagtatattcatcttcagatagctaggtgagacaaccacatatcacagtagttagtatattcagatagctaggtgggacaaccacatatcacagtagttagtatattcagatagctaggtgggacaaccacatatcacagtagttagtatattcagatagctaggtaggaaaaccacatattacagtagttagtatattcatcttcagatagctaggtgagacaaccacatatcacagtagttagtatattcagatagctaggtgggacagccacatatcacagtagttagtatattcagatagctaggttggacaaccacatatcacagtagttagtatattcatcttcagatagctaggtgggacaaccacatattgcagtagttagtatattcatcttcagatagctaggtgagacaaccacatatcacagtagttagtatattcatcttcagatagctaggtgggacaaccacatatcacagtagttagtatattcatcttcagatagctaggtgggacaaccacatatcacagtagttagtatattcatcttcagatagctaggtgggacaaccacatatcacagtagttagtatattcatcttcagatagctaggtgggacaaccacatatcacagtagttagtatattcatcttcagatagctaggtgggacaaccacatatcacagtagttagtatattcatcttcagatagctaggtgagacaaccacatatcacagtagttagtatattcatcttcagatagctaggtgagacaacca encodes the following:
- the chrna2a gene encoding neuronal acetylcholine receptor subunit alpha-2a isoform X1 gives rise to the protein MEGNSGYLLFTRTAVVYGLILINPVLSDDWTHAHAEDRLFNRLFVGYNKWSRPVRNISDVVIVKFGLSIAQLIDVDEKNQMMTTNVWLKQEWSDYKLRWRPSDYDNVTSIRVPSELIWVPDIVLYNNADGEFSVTHMTKAHLFHSGHVRWVPPAIYKSSCSIDVTFFPFDQQNCKMKFGSWTHDRAKIDLEPIGDTVDLKDYWESGEWAIVNAVGTYNTKKYDCCHEIYPDITYYFMIRRLPLFYTVNLIIPCLLISCLTVLVFYLPSDCGEKITLCISVLLSLTVFLLLITEIIPSTSLVIPLIGEYLLFTMIFVTLSIVITVFVLNVHHRSSATHTMPRWVRTLFLSAIPRWLCMKRPPPDLRRRGLVGKLHPFGTFRTPGPSRASSHSTAHTWLMRESDVDLHGNEDEDVIRHGYLDTEMDAGLGGRLRLPPSFSFPPPSPRLPVYTPLIPKTHTTQRPPNLSLTPDWDFAPPGPDVGMAHAPAPALSPAVLQALEGVTYIAEHLRAEDQDFSVKEDWKYVAMVIDRIFLWMFIIVCLLGTIGLFLPPWLAGMI
- the chrna2a gene encoding neuronal acetylcholine receptor subunit alpha-2a isoform X2; this encodes MMTTNVWLKQEWSDYKLRWRPSDYDNVTSIRVPSELIWVPDIVLYNNADGEFSVTHMTKAHLFHSGHVRWVPPAIYKSSCSIDVTFFPFDQQNCKMKFGSWTHDRAKIDLEPIGDTVDLKDYWESGEWAIVNAVGTYNTKKYDCCHEIYPDITYYFMIRRLPLFYTVNLIIPCLLISCLTVLVFYLPSDCGEKITLCISVLLSLTVFLLLITEIIPSTSLVIPLIGEYLLFTMIFVTLSIVITVFVLNVHHRSSATHTMPRWVRTLFLSAIPRWLCMKRPPPDLRRRGLVGKLHPFGTFRTPGPSRASSHSTAHTWLMRESDVDLHGNEDEDVIRHGYLDTEMDAGLGGRLRLPPSFSFPPPSPRLPVYTPLIPKTHTTQRPPNLSLTPDWDFAPPGPDVGMAHAPAPALSPAVLQALEGVTYIAEHLRAEDQDFSVKEDWKYVAMVIDRIFLWMFIIVCLLGTIGLFLPPWLAGMI